In Trichlorobacter lovleyi, the DNA window TTTTTCTGAACGTGCTTCTGTAAGGGTCAACAGGTTGTTCACCAGATTGGTCAGACGCTTTGACGATGCCTTGAGCAGCGAGAGATGCTCTTGGCTGGAAGCGGTATTTTTCAGGTCTTCCATCAGTTGAATGGCGCCCATGATGCCGTTCAGGGGGGTGCGGAATTCGTGGCTGATCAAGCTTAAAAATTCACGTTTCAGCTCATCAACCTCCGCTGCTTTGCGTTGTGCCTCCTGTAGCTCTTCCAGTTGTTTACAGAGCAGCCGGGTCTGGTTGGTGACTTGCTCTTCAAGTCGTGCGCGGTACTGTTGCTCCAGCCGTTGACTGATCTGAAAGGCCAGGGCCTTGGAGATGCACCAGTTGAGCTGATCAAAGTCAATCGGTTTGAACAACAGGTCAAAGGCGTGCTGTTTCAGCCCTTCCACCACCAGATCAAAGTCAGTATAGCCGGTCATGAGCAGCACCGGCAACGCAGGCAGCAGCTGACAAACCGCCTCCAGCAGGCGGATGCCGTTCATGTCCGGCATGCGGATGTCGGTAATCAACAGGTCAATTGACTGGCCTTGCTGTTCAATGATTGCGAGGGCGTGCTGGCCGCCAGATGCAGAGATAACCCGGTGCCCCTGAGATTCCAGAAAGGTCTGCAGCATCTTCAGGACCATTGGTTCGTCATCAACCAATAGAATACTGGCTTTCAAGGACGAAGGACGGCTGGAGGATCTGGCTGAGGCTTCCATAGGTTGTCTTTCCGGTGTGCGGCTCAGTGGGTAGCTCTTTGTGACGTTTGTACAAATGCACTATGTGTGCCACTCAAGACGCTGGTCTGCGAGTGGTTTTAGCTATTTGTTATTATTGTTTTTGTTGTTTTGTTGTGTGTTGCCAGATTGCTGGTATTTGTGCCATCAAGTGTGTCATGACACAGGTGTGACACGTCAGAATTGTGTCGTTAGTCTGGTTGCTGCTCAAGCCAACGGTAGAAGGTACGTCGGCTGATGCCCAGCAATTTTGCCGCTTCAGTGCGATTGCCCTGGGCTTGGAGCAGCGCCTCCTGCAGGTTAAGGGCAGGCCGGGTCCGGGGGGCGGGGCCGGAGTTGCGTCTTTGCCGGGCAATATTGAAGAACTCGGCCGGCAGTGCCTCGGAAGTGATGATAGAGTCTTGCGTGAGGATGCAGGCATGTTCGACCAGATGTTCCAGTTCACGCACATTGCCGGGCCAGGGATGGCTGCGCAACGCCGCCAGTACATCATCGGACATACTGCTGCAGATGCGATTGAACTTGCGGGAAAAATAATGCAGGAAATGCTCAACCAGCAGGGGCAGGTCTTCCAACCGCTCTCGCAGGGGGGGGACATCAAGGCGTACCACATTCAGGCGATAGTAAAGATCCTGCCGGAACTCTCCCCGCCGGACCTTGTCCTGCAGGTTGCGGTGGGTAGCGGCAATCACCCGCACATCAATCTTGATCGGTGTGGTATCGCCAACCCGCTCGATCTCTCGCTCCTGCAAGACCCGTAACAGCCGGATCTGCAGGGCTGGGGAGATGTCACCAATCTCATCCAGAAAGATGGTGCCGCCATGGGCCTTTTGAAAACGTCCCTGCTTGTCCTTGATTGCGCCGGTAAAGGCACCCCGGACATGGCCGAACAGTTCACTTTCCAACAGGCCTTCCGACAGCGCTGAACAGTTGAGTTTGACAAACGGTTTCTGTTTTCTGGCCCCGCATTCGTGTAATGCCTGGGCTACCAGCTCCTTGCCGGTGCCGCTTTCGCCGCAGATCAGCACCGTACTGGTGACATCGGCCAGGGCCTCGATCCTGGTGAAGAGTTGCTGCATGACCGGTGCATGGCCGATGATGGTGTGAAAGCGGCTGCGTTGTTGTAACTGCCGTTCCAGGGCGTCAATTCTGGTTTCGTCGCGTATGACCGCTACCGCTCCGGTGCGGTCCCCGTCTTCGCTGGTGGTCGGGGTGGCGATGACGCTGACAATCCTGGTGAGGTTGCCGTTACCCCGGCACTCAATCCGTTTCAGTTCCTGACGTCGTCCGGTCCGGACGGTCTCGGCCAGGGCCATGCGGCAACTGCCGAGGCAGCCGGTGCTCAGCTGATCAAGCGGTTGACCCAGCTGGGCAGCGTTATAGCCGCATTGCAGGGCGGCATCGTTGAGGTGTTGCAGCTGGAGGCGCTGATCCACCATGATGATCGCGTCACTGATGCTGCGGTTAATTGCTTCCAGGTTGGCACGAAACTGCTCCCGCTCAAGCTGCAGTCGCCGGTTTTCAATGGCATGGCGGGTAATGCTGCTGATCTGCAGACTGTCAAACGGTTTGCAGAGATAGTCAAAGGCGCCGTAACGGATCGCTTCAGTTGCGGTGGCAACATCGGGATAACCGGTCATCATGATCACGCGACTGGTGGGGGTGATCGTCGTGGCTGTCTTGAGCAGCGCCAGGCCGCCTTGGTCCCTGTCCAGCTTGATATCGATAAAAATGACATCATAGGGATACTGCCCGATCAAGGTGAGCGCGTCATGACAGCTGTGGGCCACGTCAACCCGGTGTCCATCATTGCCAAGAACCGTACTGATCAGGCGGGTGACCGGAATTTCATCATCAACAATCAGTATCCTGCCCGGCATGATTCCCCCGTTATTGACCTGCATACAAGTATGGTTTATAGGATAACGTGGTAAAAAGATTTTGCAAGCAGGAGCTGCCATGGCCCGTCCTAGCTGGGACCAGTATTTTATTGATATCACCCTTTTGGTGGCAACCCGCGCAACGTGCCTGCGGCGTCAGGTGGGGGCCCTGTTGGTCAAAGATCGTAATATTCTGGCCACCGGCTACAACGGTACACCGTCCGGTATCCGGCATTGCGAGGAAACCGGTTGTCTGCGGGAACGGCTGAAGGTGCCCTCAGGTGAACGCCATGAGCTGTGCCGTGGCCTGCATGCCGAGCAGAACGCCATTATTCAGGCAGCCCGGCATGGCGTCAATATTGACGGCTCCACCCTGTACTGCACCACCATGCCCTGTATTATCTGCACCAAGATGCTGATTAATGCCGGTATCAAGCGGATCGTCTATGCCGAGGGGTATGCTGATGAGCTGGCCCGTGAAATGGTGCAGGAGAGCGGGATTGAGGTAGTCCATTTTGAACGTGGCACACCAGGAGGAGGAACCCCATGAAGTGTCCGTTCTGCGGCCATCCAGACAGTAAAGTCGTTGATTCGCGGCCTGATAAAGGCGGGGCGGTTATCCGCCGCCGTCGCGAATGTGAGGAGTGTGCCAAGCGTTTTACCACCTATGAACGGGTAGAGGAGATGCTGCCCCTGGTCTGCAAGAAGGATGGACGGCGGGAACATTTTGACCGGATGAAGGTGATCTCCGGCATCAAGAAGGCCTGTGAAAAACGTCCGGTTTCCGTTGAGGATATCGAACGTATGGCTGACAGGCTGGAGACCCGCCTGCAGGAATGTGGTGAGCGGGAAGTACCGGCATCGCGGATCGGCGAGTGGATTATGAACGAGCTGCATGCCGTCGATCAGGTCGCCTATGTCCGTTTTGCCTCGGTCTATCGTTCTTTTAAGGACATCAACGAATTTATGGTTGAACTGCAGGACCTGCTGAAAAAGTAGGGGGGCGGAATGTCAAAATCAGACATTGCATACATGAAACGGGCGCTTTCCCTTGCCCGGAAAGGGTTGGGCAGGACTGCTCCCAATCCGGCTGTAGGCTGTGTGATTGTGCGCGACGGGGTGATTGTGGGGGAGGGGTGGCATAAGAAGGCCGGTACCCCCCATGCCGAGGTGCACGCCCTGGCCATGGCCGGTGCTGCAGCCAAAGGGGCTGATGTCTATGTGACGCTTGAGCCCTGCTGCCATCATGGCAAGACCCCACCCTGTTGCGATGCGTTGATTGCTGCAGGGGTGCGGCGGGTGGTGGCCGGCATGGTTGATCCCTTTCTGCAGGTGGCCGGCAGAGGGTTGCAAACACTGCGTCAGGCCGGTATCCGGGTTGAGGTGGGGTTGCTGGAGCAGCAGTGCAAGGAGCTGAACAAGGGGTTTATCAAGTCTGTCACCACCGGCATGCCGTATCTGCTCTATAAGACTGCCATGACCATGGACGGCAATATCGCCACCGTTACCGGGCATTCCCGTTGGGTCACCGGTGAGGAGTCCCGTCGCCTGGTACACCGCCTGCGTTCTCACTGTGATGCTGTCATGGTGGGCGTGGATACGGTGATTGCAGACAACCCGCAATTGACGGTCCGGCATGTCAGGGGACGAGATCCGCTGCGGGTGATTGTGGACACCCGTTTGCGTACTCCTGAAAGCGTCAATGTGCTGAATGGCACTTATGCCAGTAAAACCGTGATTGCCACCTGTGAAACAAATCCTGAAATCCATCAACGTTATTTGTCGCAGGGGGCGGATATACTGGTCTGCCGGGAATACGACGGCCGGGTTGAAATGGCTGATCTGCTGCATAAACTGAACATCAGGGGGGTGCAGAGCATCCTGGTGGAAGGTGGTAGCCGTCTGGCAGGTGATCTGCTGCAGCATAATCTGATTGATGAATGTATCTTTTTCTATGCTCCAAAGGTGGTGGGAAACGGTTTTGCCCCCTTTGCCATACAAGGAATCAGCACAATGGATGAGGCTATTCAACTAGAGGTGCAGCGGGTTGGCATGTCCGGTCCCGACGTGGTGGTGTATGCCAGACCGGTGGGTGTATGTTCACCGGTCTGATCGAGTGTACCGGACGTGTGGTTGCCCTGCGTCGCGGCGGTGAACATGCCGTGCTGGAGGTTTCCGCTCCGTTGCCGGTCAGTGAGATCTGTCTCGGTGATTCGATTGCCGTAAACGGCGCCTGTCTGACGGTTGTCGCCATGCAGGGGGATCACTTCAGTTTTGATGTGTCGCCTGAAACGGTGACCCGGACCACCTTTGCCACCCTGCAGCCGGGTAGCCCGGTCAATCTGGAACGGGCCCTGCGGTTGGGTGGACGTCTGGATGGACATCTGGTAACCGGGCATATTGACTGTGTCGGACGGCTTGAAAGCAGGACGAGTCAGGGCAATGCCGTTGTTCTGGGGTTCAGCCTGCCACGTGAACAGGCCAGGATGCTGGTTGAAAAGGGGTCGGTGGCAATTGATGGTATCAGCCTGACGGTCAACGGGGTAACTGACAGCGGTTTTTCGGTCTCGATCATTCCCCATACCCTGGAGAAGACTACCCTGGCGGCTGTCGGGCCTGGCAAGCAAGTGAACATTGAGACCGATGTTATCGGTAAATATGTGGCAAGGCTGGTTGGTCCCCATGCCGGTACGGGTGGGCTGACCATGGAAAAACTGATGCAGAACGGTTTTATCTGAGAGAGGAAGACAGAGCGATGGGTGTATGTACGATTGAAGAGGCGATTGAAGATATCCGTCAGGGCAAGATGGTCATCCTGGTGGATGATGAGGATAGGGAGAACGAAGGCGATCTGACCATGGCTGCCGAGATGGCAACCCCGGAGGCGATCAACTTCATGGCAAAATATGGCCGGGGCCTGATCTGTCTGACTCTAACCCCGCAAAAATGCGATGCTCTGGGACTGAAGCCGATGGTACGGGATAATACCTCACCCTTTGAAACCGCCTTTACGGTTTCAATCGAGGCCAAGCGCGGCGTTACCACCGGTATTTCTGCCGCAGACCGTTCCCACACCATTCTGACGGCTGTTGCCCCCAACGCCTCGGCAGCTGATCTGGTCAGTCCCGGTCATATCTTCCCTCTGCGTGCCAAGCCGGGCGGGGTGCTGGTGCGTACCGGCCAGACCGAGGGATCGGTTGATCTGGCGCGGTTGGCAGGGCTGACTCCGGCTGGCGTGATCTGCGAGATCATGAATGATGACGGCAGTATGTCCCGTATGCCGGAGTTGCGGAAGTTTGCCAAACAGCATGGTCTGAAGATCTGCACGGTGGCTGATCTGGTGGCCTATCGTCTGAAGCATGAGCAACTTGTCCGGCCTGTTGCCGACGCCAAACTGCCGTCCCGTTATGGCGGTGATTGGCGGGTGGTGGCCTTTGAAAATGATGTGGACAAGCTTGATCATATTGCCCTGGTCAAGGGAGACCTCTCCGGCGATCAGCCGGTATTGGTGCGGGTGCATTCCGAATGCCTGACCGGAGATGTGATGGGGTCCCAGCGTTGTGACTGCGGTGATCAACTGCACAAGGCCATGGAGGCGATTGATAAGGAAGGGCGAGGGGTGATCCTCTATATGCGTCAGGAAGGGCGGGGGATCGGTCTGATCAACAAGCTGAAGGCGTACGAGCTGCAGGATCAGGGAATGGATACGGTTGAAGCCAATCAACAGCTCGGTTTTAAGGCTGATATGCGTGATTATGGGGTCGGCGCCCAGATTTTACTGGCTTTGGGCATCCGTAAAATCAGAATTCTGACCAACAACCCCCGTAAGCTGGTGGGCCTGCAGGGGTATGGCATCCAGATCGTGGACAGGGTGCCGATTGAAGCAAACCCCACCTGTTCAAACAAAGGGTACCTCAGAACCAAACGCGATAAACTGGGCCATCTGCTGGAAAAAGTCTGATGCGCGTCCTTTTGCACACCTGTTGTGGCCCCTGCGCGCTGTATCCGCTGACCAGCCTGCGTGCTGAAGGGATGGAGGTCACCGGTTTTTTCTTTAACCACAATATTCATCCCTATCAGGAATATGCCCGGCGACGTGATGCTGCACAGCAGATGGCTGATCTGGAAGGAATGCAGCTGGTGGTGCGCGACGAGTACCGCCTGGAGGAGTTTCTTGCCAATGTGGCTGCTGAACCGGATTCACGCTGCGGCTACTGTTATGCCTCACGGCTGGATGCTGTTGCAGCAGCGGCACATGATACAGGTTTTGATGCCTTTACCTCATCACTGTTTTACAGCCGATATCAGAATCATGAATTGATGCGCCAGAAGGCTGAAGAGTCAGCAGCACGCCATGGTGTCCACTTTCTCTACCGTGACTTCAGACCCGGTTGGCAGGAGGGGATTCGGCGTTCCAAGGAGTTGGGGCTGTACCGCCAGCAGTACTGCGGTTGCGTCTACAGTGAGAAGGAGCGGTACTGCCGCTGAAGCCTGGTTCTGTTGCCATGCACTATAAACAAGAAAAGGCCCGGAATAATCCGGGCCTTTTCTGTTTAATCGAGATACGTTACTACTAAGCGTGGATTGCGTTGACAGGGCAGGTGTCTACACAGGCGCCGCAGTCAATGCAGGTGTCTGCGTCGATAGCGCGCTTGCTGCCTTGCTCGCTAATTGCATTTACGGGGCAGGAGTCTTCACATGCTGCGCAGTTGGTGCAATCGTCAGTAATAGTGTGTGCCATGGTACCACCTCCTAAAAATAGTTGAAAATTAGTTGTCCTTTCTGCAAAGGCGTGAACGTGTTACCACAGCACCGGTAAAATGTCCAGCAAAACTGTATACGGGATTTCATTGGGCTGTTTCATAAATTGGTTGAATTTTGCTCGATCAGCATGATATATCAAATGCAGTTTTATTATTGTGTAAATGGTTTAATCTCACTAATGTTTTTTTATTAAAAATAATATCTTGATTTATGTTCATTCAGGAGGAGTTTGTATGATTATCATGGCACTGAACTGCGGTAGCTCGTCTGTAAAATACCAGTTGTTTGACTGGGATAAAAAGGTGGTTGTTGCCAAGGGGATGGTTGAGCGGGTTATTGTTGGTGACTCCTATATCGTACATGAAGTCCCGGGTAGAGAAAACTACAAGCTTGAGCAGGACTGCCCGGATCACAAGGCTGCCATTGACCTGGTCATCCGTACGGTTACCGATCGTGAGTGCGGTGTGCTGCAGAGTGTTGCCGAAATCTCTGCGGTTGGTCACCGGGTGGTGCATGGTGGTGAGAAGTTTACCTGTTCAGTCCGGATTGATGATGATGTCCTCAATGCCGTCAAGGATGTACAACATCTGGCCCCGCTTCATAATCCGCCCAATATTGAAGGTATTGAAGCCGCCCGTGCGCTGATGCCTGCTATTCCCCATGTTGCTATTTTTGATACAGCCTTCCATCAAACCATGCCGGAGCATGCTTTTCTGTACCCCGTACCCTATGACTGGTACGAAAACCACGGTGTTCGCCGCTATGGCTTTCATGGCACTTCCCACCTGTATGTCTCCAAGCGAGCTGCCATACTGTTAGGAAAACCTGCGGAACAGTGTAATATCATTACCATGCATATTGGAAACGGTGTTTCTCACTGTGCCATTAAGGGCGGTATGTCAGTTGATACGACCATGGGGCTGACACCTTTGGAAGGTGCGGTCATGGGCACACGCAGTGGTGATATTGATCCTGCCATTCCTGCCTTCATGATGCAGAAAGAAAATCTTTCCGCCAAGGAAATTGACAGCGTCCTGAACAAGAAAAGTGGCATCCTGGGGATTACCGGTCGCTATACCGACCGTCGCGATGTGATTGAGCATGCCGCCAAAGGGGATCATCGCTGTCAATTGGCGCTGGATATTGAGGCATACCGTTTGAAGAAGTATATTGGCGCCTTTATGGCAGCCATCGGCAAGCTGGATGCGGTTGTCTTTACCGCTGGTGTGGGGGAGATGGGGGCAGCTATCCGGGAGAAGGCGATTGAAGGGCTTGAGCATATCGGCATCCATCTTGACCGGGAGCGCAATGCCGGTGCCATGACCCGCAAGCGGGAATCATTGATTACCACCGATGATTCACCGGTCAAGGTCTATGTCATTCCTACCGATGAAGAACTGGTCTTTACTGAGGATGTCGTGGCGATTCTAAACGGCACCTATACTGACCATATGCAGTTTGAGTATTCTTTTGCAAAGTCCGACTTTGTAAGGAAGTAGCCAGAAACGAATGAAGGGTGAGAGTTTTATCTCACCCTTCATTCGTTAGCTTTTACTCTTTCAATTCTTCCTGCAATCCTTCTACGACGGCCCTTACTTCGGCCAGCATATCCGCTGCCTGGGGTGACGTCTCATATTTAAGATACAGGCGATAATACGTTAGTGCATCTTTCATCCGTTCCTGATCCATACAGATTCCCCCCAGGGTCAGGTAGGCCATACTGAAATCAGGTGCAAGTTTGACCGCTTTTTTGCAGTTTTCCTCTGCCGGGTCATACTCTTCGAGGTCATAGTAGAGTTCTCCCAGGTTG includes these proteins:
- a CDS encoding deoxycytidylate deaminase, with product MARPSWDQYFIDITLLVATRATCLRRQVGALLVKDRNILATGYNGTPSGIRHCEETGCLRERLKVPSGERHELCRGLHAEQNAIIQAARHGVNIDGSTLYCTTMPCIICTKMLINAGIKRIVYAEGYADELAREMVQESGIEVVHFERGTPGGGTP
- the ribD gene encoding bifunctional diaminohydroxyphosphoribosylaminopyrimidine deaminase/5-amino-6-(5-phosphoribosylamino)uracil reductase RibD, which codes for MSKSDIAYMKRALSLARKGLGRTAPNPAVGCVIVRDGVIVGEGWHKKAGTPHAEVHALAMAGAAAKGADVYVTLEPCCHHGKTPPCCDALIAAGVRRVVAGMVDPFLQVAGRGLQTLRQAGIRVEVGLLEQQCKELNKGFIKSVTTGMPYLLYKTAMTMDGNIATVTGHSRWVTGEESRRLVHRLRSHCDAVMVGVDTVIADNPQLTVRHVRGRDPLRVIVDTRLRTPESVNVLNGTYASKTVIATCETNPEIHQRYLSQGADILVCREYDGRVEMADLLHKLNIRGVQSILVEGGSRLAGDLLQHNLIDECIFFYAPKVVGNGFAPFAIQGISTMDEAIQLEVQRVGMSGPDVVVYARPVGVCSPV
- a CDS encoding sigma-54 dependent transcriptional regulator, producing MPGRILIVDDEIPVTRLISTVLGNDGHRVDVAHSCHDALTLIGQYPYDVIFIDIKLDRDQGGLALLKTATTITPTSRVIMMTGYPDVATATEAIRYGAFDYLCKPFDSLQISSITRHAIENRRLQLEREQFRANLEAINRSISDAIIMVDQRLQLQHLNDAALQCGYNAAQLGQPLDQLSTGCLGSCRMALAETVRTGRRQELKRIECRGNGNLTRIVSVIATPTTSEDGDRTGAVAVIRDETRIDALERQLQQRSRFHTIIGHAPVMQQLFTRIEALADVTSTVLICGESGTGKELVAQALHECGARKQKPFVKLNCSALSEGLLESELFGHVRGAFTGAIKDKQGRFQKAHGGTIFLDEIGDISPALQIRLLRVLQEREIERVGDTTPIKIDVRVIAATHRNLQDKVRRGEFRQDLYYRLNVVRLDVPPLRERLEDLPLLVEHFLHYFSRKFNRICSSMSDDVLAALRSHPWPGNVRELEHLVEHACILTQDSIITSEALPAEFFNIARQRRNSGPAPRTRPALNLQEALLQAQGNRTEAAKLLGISRRTFYRWLEQQPD
- a CDS encoding acetate kinase, with amino-acid sequence MIIMALNCGSSSVKYQLFDWDKKVVVAKGMVERVIVGDSYIVHEVPGRENYKLEQDCPDHKAAIDLVIRTVTDRECGVLQSVAEISAVGHRVVHGGEKFTCSVRIDDDVLNAVKDVQHLAPLHNPPNIEGIEAARALMPAIPHVAIFDTAFHQTMPEHAFLYPVPYDWYENHGVRRYGFHGTSHLYVSKRAAILLGKPAEQCNIITMHIGNGVSHCAIKGGMSVDTTMGLTPLEGAVMGTRSGDIDPAIPAFMMQKENLSAKEIDSVLNKKSGILGITGRYTDRRDVIEHAAKGDHRCQLALDIEAYRLKKYIGAFMAAIGKLDAVVFTAGVGEMGAAIREKAIEGLEHIGIHLDRERNAGAMTRKRESLITTDDSPVKVYVIPTDEELVFTEDVVAILNGTYTDHMQFEYSFAKSDFVRK
- a CDS encoding DUF362 domain-containing protein; the protein is MAHTITDDCTNCAACEDSCPVNAISEQGSKRAIDADTCIDCGACVDTCPVNAIHA
- a CDS encoding hybrid sensor histidine kinase/response regulator; protein product: MEASARSSSRPSSLKASILLVDDEPMVLKMLQTFLESQGHRVISASGGQHALAIIEQQGQSIDLLITDIRMPDMNGIRLLEAVCQLLPALPVLLMTGYTDFDLVVEGLKQHAFDLLFKPIDFDQLNWCISKALAFQISQRLEQQYRARLEEQVTNQTRLLCKQLEELQEAQRKAAEVDELKREFLSLISHEFRTPLNGIMGAIQLMEDLKNTASSQEHLSLLKASSKRLTNLVNNLLTLTEARSEKQSLGPVMNTPCMALDVLENRYRAVADSNGIRFTTDCSRHPSLALHGPWDALHIIAGCLLDNAFKFTARGGTVSCRLWAEDGSGNQQEVPVMVQVSDNGKGIPPSCQEIIFQPFTQLEHYLTRRSEGSGIGLAIVRSICDKLGGSITLESSSEQGSCFTCSLSFSSAPVPCP
- the nrdR gene encoding transcriptional regulator NrdR — its product is MKCPFCGHPDSKVVDSRPDKGGAVIRRRRECEECAKRFTTYERVEEMLPLVCKKDGRREHFDRMKVISGIKKACEKRPVSVEDIERMADRLETRLQECGEREVPASRIGEWIMNELHAVDQVAYVRFASVYRSFKDINEFMVELQDLLKK
- a CDS encoding bifunctional 3,4-dihydroxy-2-butanone-4-phosphate synthase/GTP cyclohydrolase II, which gives rise to MGVCTIEEAIEDIRQGKMVILVDDEDRENEGDLTMAAEMATPEAINFMAKYGRGLICLTLTPQKCDALGLKPMVRDNTSPFETAFTVSIEAKRGVTTGISAADRSHTILTAVAPNASAADLVSPGHIFPLRAKPGGVLVRTGQTEGSVDLARLAGLTPAGVICEIMNDDGSMSRMPELRKFAKQHGLKICTVADLVAYRLKHEQLVRPVADAKLPSRYGGDWRVVAFENDVDKLDHIALVKGDLSGDQPVLVRVHSECLTGDVMGSQRCDCGDQLHKAMEAIDKEGRGVILYMRQEGRGIGLINKLKAYELQDQGMDTVEANQQLGFKADMRDYGVGAQILLALGIRKIRILTNNPRKLVGLQGYGIQIVDRVPIEANPTCSNKGYLRTKRDKLGHLLEKV
- a CDS encoding riboflavin synthase, yielding MFTGLIECTGRVVALRRGGEHAVLEVSAPLPVSEICLGDSIAVNGACLTVVAMQGDHFSFDVSPETVTRTTFATLQPGSPVNLERALRLGGRLDGHLVTGHIDCVGRLESRTSQGNAVVLGFSLPREQARMLVEKGSVAIDGISLTVNGVTDSGFSVSIIPHTLEKTTLAAVGPGKQVNIETDVIGKYVARLVGPHAGTGGLTMEKLMQNGFI
- a CDS encoding epoxyqueuosine reductase QueH, which gives rise to MRVLLHTCCGPCALYPLTSLRAEGMEVTGFFFNHNIHPYQEYARRRDAAQQMADLEGMQLVVRDEYRLEEFLANVAAEPDSRCGYCYASRLDAVAAAAHDTGFDAFTSSLFYSRYQNHELMRQKAEESAARHGVHFLYRDFRPGWQEGIRRSKELGLYRQQYCGCVYSEKERYCR